The stretch of DNA TTGAAACGGTTTCAGATAAAGTCCTTGAATACTGTGTCGAAACGAATGGCAAACCTTTTATTATTCCAGCAAGAAATAATACACGCGCCGCACATATTGACTTTGGCGGGTCTCTGGGTGATTTTCGTTTGCTTAATCGGCATTTGGATGGAAAAATCCATGTTAATAAGCTTCTGGATCTTATCCGTTATCGTCCCTCACGTTATGGGCCGCCCGCTTATCATAAAAAACTGCCAGTCGCTCTGACGGAAGGCAATGAATTTTTTCATGTTTTAGCTCGATTCTCCACGATCCATAAAAACAGATTGAGTGATAAAATTACAGCCGAAATTGACCGGGCGATAGATATCTATAAAGATAAGCCTGAGATTTTGATTTCATTTGCCAAACGGGTTGGGGCTCCTGTACCAAGAGATGCCAGGACCAATCTGCCCGCATTAGGCGATTCAATAAAAACGTTTGTTTTAGAGGATATGATTTCAAAGCAGGAGCATGCAAAGACTCTGTTTTTAAATCACTTCTGCCGTTTACAACGCTCCGAGCAGGTTAATTTGCTCAATATTCTGCAACCAGATGTCAGTCGTCTGCCATTAAAGCGTGATCAGATCTTATATGCCTTCTACCAAAATATATGGCAGGAAAATGAAGAGTTGTTTATCGCCCTGCAACAGATTGATGAACTGATGCTGCCCAGTGAAATCTGGACGCAGAAGAATACGCAGACCCAGGAGCAGCTACTGGTCATTGGCACCCGATTGGATGAATTTAAATCTGTTCTTCATAGTCGGTTATGTAATGCTTATTTTAAAGATAATCTCAAAGGTGAGTCAAAACGCATTGGTGAAATCGTTGCAGAGACCGCAAAGTTAATGTCGGCTTTCAGGGTACAGTATGACCGAGTCAACGATTCTCGTCTGGCCCCCGAAGTGCGCCTCGCAGCTATTGACGAATTCATTGACTCAGTGAAGAAGTTTGAGAAGGAAACCATCAAACCCAGCGGTAAACAGCAATTTGCCATCGCAGCCAGTGTATTAGTGGGGGCTTTATTGGGAGCTCTTATCGGTGCGGCTGTCGGTTTGGTGACCGGGGCGCTGGTCGGTACTCTGGTAGGGAATGTGGCTGGAGGACTCGCTGGAGCGAGTGTTGGCGGTGTGGTCGGTGCCGTCAAAGGCGCAGGCTTGGGGACGGCTATTGCCATGGGAGTAGCCGCATTGTTTTTTGGCAGTGCTGCCGCCTTTGGCGGAGGGGTTGCAGGACGTTCGCTTTTCTTTAGTAAAACACAGCAAGCTGCTGTCGATCTATCACAAACCACGCAAAACCTCTTATTTCAGCAAAAGAAAGCAATTCTTGAAAATCTGAAAGCAGGGGAACTCTCAGATGACCCTATGATTACGCCTGCGCCTGGAGGCACTTGATTCCGCGGTAAAAACCCCCCTTCTGCATCTGACTTGACTCCGTACTGTGATTGCGTACTCTATATTACTAATTACAGAGCATAATCAAACAAGGGCAGGAATGAATAATAGTCCAATTAAAAAAGCGGTTTTGTATCGCATGGTCATGGAACAGCATGTCTGCCCGTATGGCCTTAAAGCGAAAGATCTATTAAAGCGTCAAGGCTATGAAGTAGAAGACAATTATTTAACAACGCGTGAGCAGGTCGATGCATTTAAGCTCAAACATAATGTAAGTACCACGCCCCAAACGTTCATTAATGGTAAGCGAATAGGTGGTTATGACGATTTACGGGTATATTTTGGAAAGAAAATAAGAGATCCAAAGGAAAAAAGCTATCGCCCTGTTATTGCACTTTTCGCCGTGACGGCACTCATGGCAATGGCAATGAGTTACGCTAGCTTTACTAATCCGTTTACGCCACATGCCTTAGGCTGGTTTATCGCTTTTAGCATGTCAGTCCTTGCTTTGTTAAAACTACAGAATATCGAAAGCTTCTCCACCATGTTTTTAAACTATGATCTGCTAGCCAAGCGCTGGGTTCCTTACAGCTATATTTACCCATTTGCAGAGGGCCTGGCAGGGATATTAATGATTGCGGGCGCCTTAAACTGGCTTTCTGTTCCAATTGCATTATTTATTGGAACTGTAGGGGCTGTTTCAGTATTTAAAGCGGTATATATCGACAAGCGAGAACTTAAGTGTGCCTGTGTGGGAGGCGACAGTAAGGTCCCTTTGGGGTTTATTTCGCTCACTGAAAATTTAATGATGATTGGAATGGCTTTATTTATGTTAATTATGTAATTCACCAATAAGAAAATCCCCTCCCAAGTTGGGAGAGGGCAAGGTCATTGCCATTAAGTTAAGGAATTGTTTGTTATTCATGCGCCAGCGTGGGCGTGCCTAAACGTAAGAG from Legionella quinlivanii encodes:
- a CDS encoding glycine zipper family protein, with protein sequence MPPILPVFDGYDKEQSSFSYLLQNWRFLSGKSGGANDGGKHGGLYQVKSEEQQDVLVYLKKDPQEDKNICEVFASQLMRFIAEETGENPDIIANVDYVPTRNEGVYIASNVFTGYRDLFLDAHLAYNLPTDKPLRAQVPNWEVLPNQRPSYFQHDEAIDVMIQSGRYRDLTVGLALRAIPDDPDLHYENIGAVPIKRSGSENYLPIITNGRYEGFVLWTKVPDNSKSYEPVKIGSQTYYKQQVHQYNAEAEELQPVDGIPNLETVSDKVLEYCVETNGKPFIIPARNNTRAAHIDFGGSLGDFRLLNRHLDGKIHVNKLLDLIRYRPSRYGPPAYHKKLPVALTEGNEFFHVLARFSTIHKNRLSDKITAEIDRAIDIYKDKPEILISFAKRVGAPVPRDARTNLPALGDSIKTFVLEDMISKQEHAKTLFLNHFCRLQRSEQVNLLNILQPDVSRLPLKRDQILYAFYQNIWQENEELFIALQQIDELMLPSEIWTQKNTQTQEQLLVIGTRLDEFKSVLHSRLCNAYFKDNLKGESKRIGEIVAETAKLMSAFRVQYDRVNDSRLAPEVRLAAIDEFIDSVKKFEKETIKPSGKQQFAIAASVLVGALLGALIGAAVGLVTGALVGTLVGNVAGGLAGASVGGVVGAVKGAGLGTAIAMGVAALFFGSAAAFGGGVAGRSLFFSKTQQAAVDLSQTTQNLLFQQKKAILENLKAGELSDDPMITPAPGGT
- a CDS encoding MauE/DoxX family redox-associated membrane protein, producing MNNSPIKKAVLYRMVMEQHVCPYGLKAKDLLKRQGYEVEDNYLTTREQVDAFKLKHNVSTTPQTFINGKRIGGYDDLRVYFGKKIRDPKEKSYRPVIALFAVTALMAMAMSYASFTNPFTPHALGWFIAFSMSVLALLKLQNIESFSTMFLNYDLLAKRWVPYSYIYPFAEGLAGILMIAGALNWLSVPIALFIGTVGAVSVFKAVYIDKRELKCACVGGDSKVPLGFISLTENLMMIGMALFMLIM